The Impatiens glandulifera chromosome 3, dImpGla2.1, whole genome shotgun sequence genome contains a region encoding:
- the LOC124931322 gene encoding cellulose synthase A catalytic subunit 1 [UDP-forming]-like isoform X3 → MEANAGLVAGSYKRNELVRILHDSDGGQPKPLREINGQICQICGDTVGKSATNGDAFFVACNECGFPVCRPCYEYERKDGNQCCPQCKTRYKRHKGSPRVEGDEEEDDVDDLENEFNYYGKKIKIKSKARHWQEEDANEISSSSRHHESQPIPHFIRDHSVSGEIPIITPDNQSIRTTSGPLGPGEKSLPYIDPRQPVAVRIVDPSKDLNSYGLGNVDWKERVEGWKLKQEKNMVQMTSRYADGKGDIEGTGSNGEELQMAADDIRQPMSRIVPISSTQLTPYRVIIILRLIILGFFLQYRCTHPVTDAYPLWLTSVICEVWFALSWLLDQFPKWSPINRETYLDRLAIRYDREGEPSQLAPIDVFVSTVDPLKEPPLVTANTVLSILAVDYPVDKVSCYVSDDGSAMLTFEALSETAEFAKKWVPFCKKHSIEPRAPEFYFAQKIDYLKDKVQPSFVKERRAMKREYEEFKVRTNGLVAKAQKMPEEGWTMQDGTPWPGNNPRDHPGMIQVFLGHSGGLDTDGNELPRLVYVSREKRPGFQHHKKAGAMNALIRVSAVLTNGAYLLNVDCDHYFNNSKCLKEAMCFMMDPLLGKKTCYVQFPQRFDGIDLHDRYANRNIVFFDINLKGLDGIQGPVYVGTGCCFNRQALYGYDPVLSEEDLEPNIIIKSCCGSRKKGKGSNKKYIDKNRALKRTESSIPIFNMDDDIEEGGEGYEDERSILMTQKSFEKRFGQSPVFIAATFMEQGGLPPSTNSATLLKEAIHVISCGYEDKTEWGKEIGWIYGSVTEDILTGFKMHTRGWISIYCMPPRPAFKGSAPINLSDRLNQVLRWALGSIEILLSRHCPIWYGYSGRLKFLERLAYINTIVYPVTSIPLLAYCTLPAICLLTGKFIVPEISNYASIWFILLFVSIFTTGILELRWSGVSLEDWWRNEQFWVIGGTSAHLFAVFQGLLKVLAGIDTNFTVTSKATDEDGDFAELYVFKWTSLLIPPTTILVVNIVGIVAGVSFAINSGYQSWGPLFGRLFFAIWVIVHLYPFLKGLLGRQNRTPTIVIVWSVLLASIFSLLWVRIDPFTSDATKTQGLCGIDC, encoded by the exons ATGGAGGCAAACGCAGGACTGGTTGCCGGATCTTACAAGAGGAACGAGCTTGTTCGAATTCTCCACGATTCAGATGGCGGG CAGCCAAAGCCTCTAAGAGAAATAAACGGACAGATATGTCAGATATGCGGTGATACAGTCGGCAAGTCTGCGACAAACGGCGACGCATTCTTCGTTGCCTGTAATGAATGTGGTTTCCCAGTTTGTCGCCCTTGTTACGAGTACGAAAGGAAAGATGGAAACCAATGCTGTCCTCAGTGCAAGACCAGATACAAAAGACACAAag GCAGTCCTCGAGTTGAAGGAGACGAAGAAGAGGACGATGTTGACGATTTGGAAAACGAGTTCAATTACTACGGGAAGAAGATCAAGATCAAGAGCAAGGCAAGGCATTGGCAAGAAGAGGatgctaatgagatatcttcttCGTCTAGACATCATGAATCTCAACCTATACCTCATTTCATTCGCGATCACTCG GTATCTGGTGAGATTCCCATCATTACCCCCGATAATCAATCTATAAGGACTACATCAGGCCCCTTAGGCCCTGGAGAGAAATCCCTTCCCTATATCGATCCCAGGCAACCCG TTGCTGTGAGAATTGTTGACCCTTCCAAGGACTTGAATTCTTACGGGCTTGGGAATGTGGATTGGAAGGAAAGGGTTGAAGGTTGGAAGCTCAAACAGGAGAAAAATATGGTGCAAATGACTAGTAGATATGCTGACGGGAAAGGAGATATTGAAGGCACAGGATCAAATGGGGAAGAACTTCAAAT GGCTGCTGATGATATCCGACAACCCATGAGCCGAATCGTGCCAATTTCTTCTACACAGCTCACCCCTTACCGAGTTATTATCATACTTCGGTTAATTATCCTCGGTTTCTTCTTGCAATACCGATGTACTCATCCCGTGACCGATGCTTATCCATTATGGCTTACTTCGGTCATTTGTGAAGTTTGGTTTGCATTGTCATGGCTGCTTGATCAGTTCCCTAAATGGTCGCCTATCAACCGCGAGACTTATCTCGACAGACTTGCCATTAGATACGACAGGGAAGGGGAGCCTTCCCAATTGGCGCCAATAGACGTATTTGTTAGTACTGTCGATCCTTTGAAAGAGCCTCCCCTTGTGACAGCCAACACTGTTTTGTCTATCCTGGCTGTGGATTACCCTGTTGATAAAGTCTCTTGCTATGTTTCTGACGATGGTTCCGCAATGTTGACATTTGAAGCTCTATCAGAGACGGCTGAGTTCGCTAAGAAATGGGTACCGTTCTGTAAGAAACATAGTATTGAGCCTAGAGCACCCGAATTTTATTTTGCTCAaaagattgattatttgaagGACAAGGTTCAGCCTTCGTTCGTCAAAGAGCGTCGAGCCATGAAG aGGGAATATGAAGAATTTAAGGTTAGGACAAATGGGCTTGTAGCGAAAGCGCAAAAAATGCCGGAAGAAGGTTGGACGATGCAAGATGGAACTCCATGGCCTGGAAATAACCCCAGAGATCATCCTGGAATGATTCAG GTTTTCTTAGGCCACAGTGGGGGTTTAGATACGGATGGAAATGAGTTACCACGGCTGGTTTACGTTTCTCGTGAGAAACGTCCTGGAtttcaacatcacaagaaaGCCGGTGCAATGAATGCTTTG ATCAGAGTATCGGCCGTGCTGACTAATGGTGCGTATCTGCTAAACGTGGATTGTGATCATTACTTCAACAACAGTAAATGTCTAAAAGAGGCAATGTGTTTCATGATGGATCCACTCCTTGGAAAGAAAACATGTTACGTTCAGTTCCCACAACGGTTTGATGGTATTGACTTGCACGATCGATACGCTAACCGTAACATAGTCTTCTTCGAT ATCAACTTGAAAGGTCTGGACGGCATTCAGGGCCCTGTTTATGTGGGTACGGGTTGTTGTTTCAACAGACAGGCGCTATACGGGTATGATCCAGTCTTAAGCGAGGAAGATCTAGAGCCGAATATCATCATCAAGAGTTGTTGTGGCTCGAGGAAAAAGGGTAAAGGTAGCAACAAGAAGTACATTGACAAAAACCGAGCATTAAAGCGAACTGAATCAAGCATTCCCATTTTCAATATGGATGATGACATTGAAGAAGGCGGGGAAG GTTATGAGGATGAGAGATCGATTCTCATGACACAGAAGAGTTTCGAAAAGCGGTTCGGTCAATCACCGGTTTTTATTGCCGCCACTTTTATGGAACAAGGCGGGCTTCCACCGTCCACAAACTCTGCAACCCTTTTGAAAGAAGCAATCCATGTTATTAGCTGTGGGTACGAGGACAAGACTGAATGGGGAAAAGAg ATTGGATGGATCTATGGCTCTGTAACAGAAGATATCTTGACTGGATTCAAGATGCATACAAGAGGATGGATATCAATCTACTGCATGCCCCCACGCCCTGCATTCAAAGGATCTGCACCCATTAATCTTTCTGATCGTTTGAACCAGGTCCTACGATGGGCGCTTGGATCCATTGAGATTCTTTTGAGTAGACATTGCCCCATTTGGTACGGCTACAGCGGAAGACTCAAGTTCTTGGAGAGATTAGCTTATATCAATACTATTGTTTATCCGGTCACCTCAATTCCTTTACTAGCTTACTGCACTCTTCCTGCTATCTGTCTTCTCACCGGAAAGTTCATCGTTCCTGAGATAAGCAATTACGCAAGTATCTGGTTCATTCTTCTCTTCGTGTCTATTTTCACGACTGGAATATTAGAGCTAAGATGGAGCGGGGTCAGCCTAGAGGACTGGTGGAGAAACGAACAGTTCTGGGTTATTGGTGGAACATCGGCTCATCTATTTGCTGTCTTCCAAGGTTTACTAAAAGTGCTTGCCGGAATCGACACCAATTTCACGGTGACGTCAAAGGCGACGGACGAAGATGGGGACTTTGCCGAGCTTTATGTTTTCAAGTGGACTTCCCTTCTGATTCCTCCGACGACAATTCTGGTTGTAAACATTGTGGGTATAGTGGCGGGGGTTTCATTCGCTATCAACAGTGGATACCAATCGTGGGGACCGCTGTTCGGAAGGTTGTTCTTTGCGATATGGGTGATTGTCCATTTGTATCCTTTCCTTAAGGGTTTGTTGGGACGGCAGAACAGGACGCCGACGATTGTTATTGTTTGGTCTGTACTATTGGCTTCGATATTCTCTCTTTTGTGGGTGCGTATTGATCCGTTTACGTCGGATGCAACAAAAACTCAGGGACTATGTGGTATTGATTGCTGA
- the LOC124931322 gene encoding cellulose synthase A catalytic subunit 1 [UDP-forming]-like isoform X4 — MEANAGLVAGSYKRNELVRILHDSDGGPKPLREINGQICQICGDTVGKSATNGDAFFVACNECGFPVCRPCYEYERKDGNQCCPQCKTRYKRHKGSPRVEGDEEEDDVDDLENEFNYYGKKIKIKSKARHWQEEDANEISSSSRHHESQPIPHFIRDHSVSGEIPIITPDNQSIRTTSGPLGPGEKSLPYIDPRQPVAVRIVDPSKDLNSYGLGNVDWKERVEGWKLKQEKNMVQMTSRYADGKGDIEGTGSNGEELQMAADDIRQPMSRIVPISSTQLTPYRVIIILRLIILGFFLQYRCTHPVTDAYPLWLTSVICEVWFALSWLLDQFPKWSPINRETYLDRLAIRYDREGEPSQLAPIDVFVSTVDPLKEPPLVTANTVLSILAVDYPVDKVSCYVSDDGSAMLTFEALSETAEFAKKWVPFCKKHSIEPRAPEFYFAQKIDYLKDKVQPSFVKERRAMKREYEEFKVRTNGLVAKAQKMPEEGWTMQDGTPWPGNNPRDHPGMIQVFLGHSGGLDTDGNELPRLVYVSREKRPGFQHHKKAGAMNALIRVSAVLTNGAYLLNVDCDHYFNNSKCLKEAMCFMMDPLLGKKTCYVQFPQRFDGIDLHDRYANRNIVFFDINLKGLDGIQGPVYVGTGCCFNRQALYGYDPVLSEEDLEPNIIIKSCCGSRKKGKGSNKKYIDKNRALKRTESSIPIFNMDDDIEEGGEGYEDERSILMTQKSFEKRFGQSPVFIAATFMEQGGLPPSTNSATLLKEAIHVISCGYEDKTEWGKEIGWIYGSVTEDILTGFKMHTRGWISIYCMPPRPAFKGSAPINLSDRLNQVLRWALGSIEILLSRHCPIWYGYSGRLKFLERLAYINTIVYPVTSIPLLAYCTLPAICLLTGKFIVPEISNYASIWFILLFVSIFTTGILELRWSGVSLEDWWRNEQFWVIGGTSAHLFAVFQGLLKVLAGIDTNFTVTSKATDEDGDFAELYVFKWTSLLIPPTTILVVNIVGIVAGVSFAINSGYQSWGPLFGRLFFAIWVIVHLYPFLKGLLGRQNRTPTIVIVWSVLLASIFSLLWVRIDPFTSDATKTQGLCGIDC; from the exons ATGGAGGCAAACGCAGGACTGGTTGCCGGATCTTACAAGAGGAACGAGCTTGTTCGAATTCTCCACGATTCAGATGGCGGG CCAAAGCCTCTAAGAGAAATAAACGGACAGATATGTCAGATATGCGGTGATACAGTCGGCAAGTCTGCGACAAACGGCGACGCATTCTTCGTTGCCTGTAATGAATGTGGTTTCCCAGTTTGTCGCCCTTGTTACGAGTACGAAAGGAAAGATGGAAACCAATGCTGTCCTCAGTGCAAGACCAGATACAAAAGACACAAag GCAGTCCTCGAGTTGAAGGAGACGAAGAAGAGGACGATGTTGACGATTTGGAAAACGAGTTCAATTACTACGGGAAGAAGATCAAGATCAAGAGCAAGGCAAGGCATTGGCAAGAAGAGGatgctaatgagatatcttcttCGTCTAGACATCATGAATCTCAACCTATACCTCATTTCATTCGCGATCACTCG GTATCTGGTGAGATTCCCATCATTACCCCCGATAATCAATCTATAAGGACTACATCAGGCCCCTTAGGCCCTGGAGAGAAATCCCTTCCCTATATCGATCCCAGGCAACCCG TTGCTGTGAGAATTGTTGACCCTTCCAAGGACTTGAATTCTTACGGGCTTGGGAATGTGGATTGGAAGGAAAGGGTTGAAGGTTGGAAGCTCAAACAGGAGAAAAATATGGTGCAAATGACTAGTAGATATGCTGACGGGAAAGGAGATATTGAAGGCACAGGATCAAATGGGGAAGAACTTCAAAT GGCTGCTGATGATATCCGACAACCCATGAGCCGAATCGTGCCAATTTCTTCTACACAGCTCACCCCTTACCGAGTTATTATCATACTTCGGTTAATTATCCTCGGTTTCTTCTTGCAATACCGATGTACTCATCCCGTGACCGATGCTTATCCATTATGGCTTACTTCGGTCATTTGTGAAGTTTGGTTTGCATTGTCATGGCTGCTTGATCAGTTCCCTAAATGGTCGCCTATCAACCGCGAGACTTATCTCGACAGACTTGCCATTAGATACGACAGGGAAGGGGAGCCTTCCCAATTGGCGCCAATAGACGTATTTGTTAGTACTGTCGATCCTTTGAAAGAGCCTCCCCTTGTGACAGCCAACACTGTTTTGTCTATCCTGGCTGTGGATTACCCTGTTGATAAAGTCTCTTGCTATGTTTCTGACGATGGTTCCGCAATGTTGACATTTGAAGCTCTATCAGAGACGGCTGAGTTCGCTAAGAAATGGGTACCGTTCTGTAAGAAACATAGTATTGAGCCTAGAGCACCCGAATTTTATTTTGCTCAaaagattgattatttgaagGACAAGGTTCAGCCTTCGTTCGTCAAAGAGCGTCGAGCCATGAAG aGGGAATATGAAGAATTTAAGGTTAGGACAAATGGGCTTGTAGCGAAAGCGCAAAAAATGCCGGAAGAAGGTTGGACGATGCAAGATGGAACTCCATGGCCTGGAAATAACCCCAGAGATCATCCTGGAATGATTCAG GTTTTCTTAGGCCACAGTGGGGGTTTAGATACGGATGGAAATGAGTTACCACGGCTGGTTTACGTTTCTCGTGAGAAACGTCCTGGAtttcaacatcacaagaaaGCCGGTGCAATGAATGCTTTG ATCAGAGTATCGGCCGTGCTGACTAATGGTGCGTATCTGCTAAACGTGGATTGTGATCATTACTTCAACAACAGTAAATGTCTAAAAGAGGCAATGTGTTTCATGATGGATCCACTCCTTGGAAAGAAAACATGTTACGTTCAGTTCCCACAACGGTTTGATGGTATTGACTTGCACGATCGATACGCTAACCGTAACATAGTCTTCTTCGAT ATCAACTTGAAAGGTCTGGACGGCATTCAGGGCCCTGTTTATGTGGGTACGGGTTGTTGTTTCAACAGACAGGCGCTATACGGGTATGATCCAGTCTTAAGCGAGGAAGATCTAGAGCCGAATATCATCATCAAGAGTTGTTGTGGCTCGAGGAAAAAGGGTAAAGGTAGCAACAAGAAGTACATTGACAAAAACCGAGCATTAAAGCGAACTGAATCAAGCATTCCCATTTTCAATATGGATGATGACATTGAAGAAGGCGGGGAAG GTTATGAGGATGAGAGATCGATTCTCATGACACAGAAGAGTTTCGAAAAGCGGTTCGGTCAATCACCGGTTTTTATTGCCGCCACTTTTATGGAACAAGGCGGGCTTCCACCGTCCACAAACTCTGCAACCCTTTTGAAAGAAGCAATCCATGTTATTAGCTGTGGGTACGAGGACAAGACTGAATGGGGAAAAGAg ATTGGATGGATCTATGGCTCTGTAACAGAAGATATCTTGACTGGATTCAAGATGCATACAAGAGGATGGATATCAATCTACTGCATGCCCCCACGCCCTGCATTCAAAGGATCTGCACCCATTAATCTTTCTGATCGTTTGAACCAGGTCCTACGATGGGCGCTTGGATCCATTGAGATTCTTTTGAGTAGACATTGCCCCATTTGGTACGGCTACAGCGGAAGACTCAAGTTCTTGGAGAGATTAGCTTATATCAATACTATTGTTTATCCGGTCACCTCAATTCCTTTACTAGCTTACTGCACTCTTCCTGCTATCTGTCTTCTCACCGGAAAGTTCATCGTTCCTGAGATAAGCAATTACGCAAGTATCTGGTTCATTCTTCTCTTCGTGTCTATTTTCACGACTGGAATATTAGAGCTAAGATGGAGCGGGGTCAGCCTAGAGGACTGGTGGAGAAACGAACAGTTCTGGGTTATTGGTGGAACATCGGCTCATCTATTTGCTGTCTTCCAAGGTTTACTAAAAGTGCTTGCCGGAATCGACACCAATTTCACGGTGACGTCAAAGGCGACGGACGAAGATGGGGACTTTGCCGAGCTTTATGTTTTCAAGTGGACTTCCCTTCTGATTCCTCCGACGACAATTCTGGTTGTAAACATTGTGGGTATAGTGGCGGGGGTTTCATTCGCTATCAACAGTGGATACCAATCGTGGGGACCGCTGTTCGGAAGGTTGTTCTTTGCGATATGGGTGATTGTCCATTTGTATCCTTTCCTTAAGGGTTTGTTGGGACGGCAGAACAGGACGCCGACGATTGTTATTGTTTGGTCTGTACTATTGGCTTCGATATTCTCTCTTTTGTGGGTGCGTATTGATCCGTTTACGTCGGATGCAACAAAAACTCAGGGACTATGTGGTATTGATTGCTGA
- the LOC124931322 gene encoding cellulose synthase A catalytic subunit 1 [UDP-forming]-like isoform X2 yields MEANAGLVAGSYKRNELVRILHDSDGGPKPLREINGQICQICGDTVGKSATNGDAFFVACNECGFPVCRPCYEYERKDGNQCCPQCKTRYKRHKGSPRVEGDEEEDDVDDLENEFNYYGKKIKIKSKARHWQEEDANEISSSSRHHESQPIPHFIRDHSNQVSGEIPIITPDNQSIRTTSGPLGPGEKSLPYIDPRQPVAVRIVDPSKDLNSYGLGNVDWKERVEGWKLKQEKNMVQMTSRYADGKGDIEGTGSNGEELQMAADDIRQPMSRIVPISSTQLTPYRVIIILRLIILGFFLQYRCTHPVTDAYPLWLTSVICEVWFALSWLLDQFPKWSPINRETYLDRLAIRYDREGEPSQLAPIDVFVSTVDPLKEPPLVTANTVLSILAVDYPVDKVSCYVSDDGSAMLTFEALSETAEFAKKWVPFCKKHSIEPRAPEFYFAQKIDYLKDKVQPSFVKERRAMKREYEEFKVRTNGLVAKAQKMPEEGWTMQDGTPWPGNNPRDHPGMIQVFLGHSGGLDTDGNELPRLVYVSREKRPGFQHHKKAGAMNALIRVSAVLTNGAYLLNVDCDHYFNNSKCLKEAMCFMMDPLLGKKTCYVQFPQRFDGIDLHDRYANRNIVFFDINLKGLDGIQGPVYVGTGCCFNRQALYGYDPVLSEEDLEPNIIIKSCCGSRKKGKGSNKKYIDKNRALKRTESSIPIFNMDDDIEEGGEGYEDERSILMTQKSFEKRFGQSPVFIAATFMEQGGLPPSTNSATLLKEAIHVISCGYEDKTEWGKEIGWIYGSVTEDILTGFKMHTRGWISIYCMPPRPAFKGSAPINLSDRLNQVLRWALGSIEILLSRHCPIWYGYSGRLKFLERLAYINTIVYPVTSIPLLAYCTLPAICLLTGKFIVPEISNYASIWFILLFVSIFTTGILELRWSGVSLEDWWRNEQFWVIGGTSAHLFAVFQGLLKVLAGIDTNFTVTSKATDEDGDFAELYVFKWTSLLIPPTTILVVNIVGIVAGVSFAINSGYQSWGPLFGRLFFAIWVIVHLYPFLKGLLGRQNRTPTIVIVWSVLLASIFSLLWVRIDPFTSDATKTQGLCGIDC; encoded by the exons ATGGAGGCAAACGCAGGACTGGTTGCCGGATCTTACAAGAGGAACGAGCTTGTTCGAATTCTCCACGATTCAGATGGCGGG CCAAAGCCTCTAAGAGAAATAAACGGACAGATATGTCAGATATGCGGTGATACAGTCGGCAAGTCTGCGACAAACGGCGACGCATTCTTCGTTGCCTGTAATGAATGTGGTTTCCCAGTTTGTCGCCCTTGTTACGAGTACGAAAGGAAAGATGGAAACCAATGCTGTCCTCAGTGCAAGACCAGATACAAAAGACACAAag GCAGTCCTCGAGTTGAAGGAGACGAAGAAGAGGACGATGTTGACGATTTGGAAAACGAGTTCAATTACTACGGGAAGAAGATCAAGATCAAGAGCAAGGCAAGGCATTGGCAAGAAGAGGatgctaatgagatatcttcttCGTCTAGACATCATGAATCTCAACCTATACCTCATTTCATTCGCGATCACTCG AATCAGGTATCTGGTGAGATTCCCATCATTACCCCCGATAATCAATCTATAAGGACTACATCAGGCCCCTTAGGCCCTGGAGAGAAATCCCTTCCCTATATCGATCCCAGGCAACCCG TTGCTGTGAGAATTGTTGACCCTTCCAAGGACTTGAATTCTTACGGGCTTGGGAATGTGGATTGGAAGGAAAGGGTTGAAGGTTGGAAGCTCAAACAGGAGAAAAATATGGTGCAAATGACTAGTAGATATGCTGACGGGAAAGGAGATATTGAAGGCACAGGATCAAATGGGGAAGAACTTCAAAT GGCTGCTGATGATATCCGACAACCCATGAGCCGAATCGTGCCAATTTCTTCTACACAGCTCACCCCTTACCGAGTTATTATCATACTTCGGTTAATTATCCTCGGTTTCTTCTTGCAATACCGATGTACTCATCCCGTGACCGATGCTTATCCATTATGGCTTACTTCGGTCATTTGTGAAGTTTGGTTTGCATTGTCATGGCTGCTTGATCAGTTCCCTAAATGGTCGCCTATCAACCGCGAGACTTATCTCGACAGACTTGCCATTAGATACGACAGGGAAGGGGAGCCTTCCCAATTGGCGCCAATAGACGTATTTGTTAGTACTGTCGATCCTTTGAAAGAGCCTCCCCTTGTGACAGCCAACACTGTTTTGTCTATCCTGGCTGTGGATTACCCTGTTGATAAAGTCTCTTGCTATGTTTCTGACGATGGTTCCGCAATGTTGACATTTGAAGCTCTATCAGAGACGGCTGAGTTCGCTAAGAAATGGGTACCGTTCTGTAAGAAACATAGTATTGAGCCTAGAGCACCCGAATTTTATTTTGCTCAaaagattgattatttgaagGACAAGGTTCAGCCTTCGTTCGTCAAAGAGCGTCGAGCCATGAAG aGGGAATATGAAGAATTTAAGGTTAGGACAAATGGGCTTGTAGCGAAAGCGCAAAAAATGCCGGAAGAAGGTTGGACGATGCAAGATGGAACTCCATGGCCTGGAAATAACCCCAGAGATCATCCTGGAATGATTCAG GTTTTCTTAGGCCACAGTGGGGGTTTAGATACGGATGGAAATGAGTTACCACGGCTGGTTTACGTTTCTCGTGAGAAACGTCCTGGAtttcaacatcacaagaaaGCCGGTGCAATGAATGCTTTG ATCAGAGTATCGGCCGTGCTGACTAATGGTGCGTATCTGCTAAACGTGGATTGTGATCATTACTTCAACAACAGTAAATGTCTAAAAGAGGCAATGTGTTTCATGATGGATCCACTCCTTGGAAAGAAAACATGTTACGTTCAGTTCCCACAACGGTTTGATGGTATTGACTTGCACGATCGATACGCTAACCGTAACATAGTCTTCTTCGAT ATCAACTTGAAAGGTCTGGACGGCATTCAGGGCCCTGTTTATGTGGGTACGGGTTGTTGTTTCAACAGACAGGCGCTATACGGGTATGATCCAGTCTTAAGCGAGGAAGATCTAGAGCCGAATATCATCATCAAGAGTTGTTGTGGCTCGAGGAAAAAGGGTAAAGGTAGCAACAAGAAGTACATTGACAAAAACCGAGCATTAAAGCGAACTGAATCAAGCATTCCCATTTTCAATATGGATGATGACATTGAAGAAGGCGGGGAAG GTTATGAGGATGAGAGATCGATTCTCATGACACAGAAGAGTTTCGAAAAGCGGTTCGGTCAATCACCGGTTTTTATTGCCGCCACTTTTATGGAACAAGGCGGGCTTCCACCGTCCACAAACTCTGCAACCCTTTTGAAAGAAGCAATCCATGTTATTAGCTGTGGGTACGAGGACAAGACTGAATGGGGAAAAGAg ATTGGATGGATCTATGGCTCTGTAACAGAAGATATCTTGACTGGATTCAAGATGCATACAAGAGGATGGATATCAATCTACTGCATGCCCCCACGCCCTGCATTCAAAGGATCTGCACCCATTAATCTTTCTGATCGTTTGAACCAGGTCCTACGATGGGCGCTTGGATCCATTGAGATTCTTTTGAGTAGACATTGCCCCATTTGGTACGGCTACAGCGGAAGACTCAAGTTCTTGGAGAGATTAGCTTATATCAATACTATTGTTTATCCGGTCACCTCAATTCCTTTACTAGCTTACTGCACTCTTCCTGCTATCTGTCTTCTCACCGGAAAGTTCATCGTTCCTGAGATAAGCAATTACGCAAGTATCTGGTTCATTCTTCTCTTCGTGTCTATTTTCACGACTGGAATATTAGAGCTAAGATGGAGCGGGGTCAGCCTAGAGGACTGGTGGAGAAACGAACAGTTCTGGGTTATTGGTGGAACATCGGCTCATCTATTTGCTGTCTTCCAAGGTTTACTAAAAGTGCTTGCCGGAATCGACACCAATTTCACGGTGACGTCAAAGGCGACGGACGAAGATGGGGACTTTGCCGAGCTTTATGTTTTCAAGTGGACTTCCCTTCTGATTCCTCCGACGACAATTCTGGTTGTAAACATTGTGGGTATAGTGGCGGGGGTTTCATTCGCTATCAACAGTGGATACCAATCGTGGGGACCGCTGTTCGGAAGGTTGTTCTTTGCGATATGGGTGATTGTCCATTTGTATCCTTTCCTTAAGGGTTTGTTGGGACGGCAGAACAGGACGCCGACGATTGTTATTGTTTGGTCTGTACTATTGGCTTCGATATTCTCTCTTTTGTGGGTGCGTATTGATCCGTTTACGTCGGATGCAACAAAAACTCAGGGACTATGTGGTATTGATTGCTGA